The nucleotide sequence tagtgttatgttgttttgagcaatttgttcgtctcatcccgatgtttccgccatcggttggggtgtgacacttcatGTGATTTTTTGTCTTCAATGTTCTTCCTATTTTCATCGCCACTTTTTGTTGAATGAATGTCAGAAAGACCTTCACTTTGATTTTGTGATGGCATGAAATTACGCAGTCGGCTTTGACTGTCTACccacattttatctttatttcCTATTGATGGTTTAATGAAGAATTGCCCCCATGATCCTCCACTTTCTGTTGGTGTTTTCTCAGTTTCGTTGGTTTTAATTGGGCTGTTTTGAACATTTTCTTGATTCTCTTGATCAATCCAGTCTGTTGCAGCTTTAAGTAAGGTGATTGGTTGTTCTTCAGCATCgtcttcatcattttcttcagattcattttcaaaaatttcttcGTTTTCATTCTCGGATTCAGTtggataaacataaaattcatcctttttatctttctttttttgtttattcTTTCTGACTTTTTTCTTTTTATCCATTACAAGACATATACCCTCATTTTGTGCAGTAATTTCCAGTTCATCTTCAAATTCTTGTAATGTTGTAGAGTCAATTTTATCAAGAGAGAACTCTTCAGTGTTTTCAGCATCGTCAAATCCTTGTTTTTTGTAGGCATATAGTATCTGTATGaaacattgcgttttagaaatataatcaattcaaattttgatgcgttttaaaatataaatcattgtaaacaacttacaaaactaatgttttgtaactttaaatatattgcgttttacaaaaacattgcGTTTTACACTAGCAAAGAAGTTTTAACAAACAAAGAATAtaaagaaacaaaaatgaaagatcattgcgttttataatatACATTGCTTTTTATAAAGTATAgttttaaacaaacaaagaatataAACAAGCAGTCTAAACAAGCATTCAGCAAATATGAAGCAATAGTGAAAGATCAGATTTCATACCGCTAACAATGCAATAGGTCCATTGAAGAGCTTCTCATTTCCAGGCCATTGTCTTCTTGTACGCCTTAAAACGGTCAGAATATATTCACACCAATTAAAATCCTGGGTTTTTTTTATCACTTTTCATTGATGGCAAGAATCTTTGATTAACATTACTACTTTGCATTGCCTCCGTCATGATCGTTAAAAATATAACCAATAAATTTAGTTTGAACAATCTTCCAAGCTCATTTCttgattttaaataattaatcaaGTTGTGTGCATACATTCTCTTCAATATATCTTTGCTGAATTGACCGCGCCAGAATTTAATTATAAGATCAGTGTCTTTTGGTCTCAATTTTTCCTCAATCTCTGTTTTTCCATTTGGTATTTGGAGTACCTTTTGGATAAATTCAGCTGTGATCTTAATCTTTTCATCTCCGGTATTTATCTCATCATTTTTAGCATCAAAGTTTTTTACCAGCCAATATCTGAATTTGCGTGGAACTGAATGCAGATTGAATTTTAGTATGCTCTCAAACCCTATTTCTCTAACAGCATTCCTTTGCTCTTTTGACAAACCTTCAATATAATCTTTTAGATTATTGACTGCACATcttatgttgatttttttttccGTCGTAATCATAAtatggttgttgttctggttgttCTTTTGTTTTCTCTTTCCTCAGTGATCTCTTTGGTTTTGATTCTGCCTTTTCCTTCTTTTGATTTTTTGTCGGGTTAACTCTTGGTTGTggatcaacaaaatcatcatctgatacattgaattgtgttaaaaatatatatattttttttcttgaaatttgTTAAATGCGTTTTATGTTACCTGAATTTACTTGTTGTTCGGAAGTATGCAGAACAATAGCTCGACTAGATTTTTTATCATTGGAATCAGAAACTGTCTCTTCTGATGATTCGATCACCACTTTCCTTCTTCTCCTTTTTTGTTTTTCCTCTTGTTTTTAACTTTAAATAGAATAATGAAACAATCTCAATTAACAAATTTATGATAAAACGAATTAGTTAACACTCTAAAGATAAAAAGCAGTAATTAACAAGTTTAAGATAAAACGCAATAATTTACATCTTATTATTTAACAGGCAATAGTTAACAACACATGTATCTCAGCAAATTCAAAGATAAAACACAATGTTTTAAAATTCGATTACAATTATGATAATAATAATCTCTTTGTTTCTGCAACTTTATTAAGGTAAAACGCATTAATTGACAATATATAAATCCCATTAGAAGCATTAGCATCTTAGATAAtagttttaacataaaacgtaatgTAGTCTCTACTAACAAAAATGTTAAGATAGGGGAAGATATAACTCATTAACTATTTTTCGGAACGGATATGATATATTAGGTCTACTGTACTTCATAAAACGTAACTTGAATTCAGTTAAAGAGCAAAAGTAGATAAAATTACCATTGTCTGAAATATCTTTTCGTTTTCTAGTTCTTTGTTGTTTCATTGTTGATTTTCGGCTAATATTTTCTTGTTCATCTATGTTCTCTTTTGCTGATGATGTTTTTTGCTTCtttgatgatttagggttttCAGAGATGGATTTCTTTTCAGTAACTCGAATGTAAACCTTCAAATTATCTCTCGACGACGCCATGAACTTCAATGGAGTatgattttctgaaatttctgtATGTGTTTGATCGTTCAATGGAAGTGTAAAACGTAAAGCACTTTTTTCGAAGAGTTTCTGTGTATATTCAACAGCGGTTATTTTGGAATTTGACGATAATACCCCTGAAACCCCGGAGAGCGTGTTTAAATGAcagtttttaatttgattttgatCTAGACCGTAGATTTTGCAATTGGACGGTTATgattgcttcctatccttcctagcgaaataaACTTCTTATTTTATCTCCATCCTCAACTGCTATACCGATTGTCGGTACCATAATAATATCGTCCAAATTCCCAGTGTAACGAATCCATTGCAATGCAAGTGCATCACTGGATCACCCCCTAGTTTTATATAAAGCAAAACATGAAAGAAATATTAGTTTTGAAAGTTCTAGATATGTTTTGCGAGTCATACTCAATACGTATAACCTATCTTATATAGTCAGGCTCTTTATAACATATCATTTATATCATTTTAATTTATATTTCtgaaatgagttaattactgttttcgtccctgaggtttgtcaaaaataacggtttcagtccattagtttaaaaattgcgatttcagtccattagtttcattttcgtaaccatttcagtccaccaaCTTAACtcccatccatttattctgttaccTTTGGGTGAAATTACAAAATTGCCCCTATGGTTTAATTAAATAAGAACGTTGGTCACAGGTTTCGAACCTGTGACCTTTGCTTTGAGATGAGATTGTTAAACCAATAGGCCACGTATCAAACTTGTGAATGAATTCATATTGTTTCTCTTATAACATAGCATATTATTCATCATCTTCCCCAACCCTTTCATCATCATATCTGCAACTAGAATCACTCAAATATAAAGAACTTGATCTCATCTCCTCCACACATAGAGATTACAGCCTCAACTCACCTCCATACTCTGCAAATTATCTCAACACTCACACATATCAACATCCCATCTCTCTCTCTGTCGGCGGATTCTGGCGACGATTCCGGCCGGTTCCGGCCGAGTTTCCGGTAAGCCGACCACCCACAACACACCTTCAACCCTCACAACACCTTTCGTAAACCTTTGCACTCGCTGGAGATCGGAGAAAACGACCGGAGAGGAATTCGACGCGACGGTTCTTTTACGTGTTCGTGTGTTCGACATCGGAACATCCCCGGGATGAACGTAAACTCGTCGTAGACCTGGAACGCACGTCGACGGAACCTACGGATCTTCGTTCGAATGAAGAAGACGACGCCGGAGTAAACCGAACACGCCGGAACAACGTCACGAGTTCTTCGTCGTGTTTCGGTATATAATATTTTCTCAGTTCTTGTGCTTTTCATTTCTGTTGTCATACACCTGTGCTTTGAATTTGGGGTATAAAAATGCGTCAATGGATCTAAAAAAAAACGTTGTTTCCATAGAGCattttctctttctctctctctctctctatatatatatatatatatatatatatatatatatatatatatatacatacacacacatacatatgtatgtataaagatgaAGGGTTTGGGGAAGATGATTATGAATATGCAATGTTATAAGGTAAACAATTTGAATTCATTCAGAATCTTGATACATGGCCTATTAGTTTAACAATCGCATTTCAAAGCAAAGGTCACAGGTTCGAAACCTCTGACCAGCGGTTTTTTTAATTAAACCATAGGGGCAATTTTGTAATTTCACCCAaagttaacagaataaatggatgggaGTTAAGttggtggactgaaatggttacgaaaatgaaactaatggactgaaatcgcaatttttaaactaatagactgaaactgttatttttgacaaaccttagggacgaaaacagtaattaactcttctgAAATTTATACAATTATACCAGCTTGCAGTTGTTTTAGTTGTTCAACCAATGAGTGTCCAGATGCATCACAATGTCAACCAACGACAAAATTGCGTCCAGGTGCATCATCTCAAAGACACCCTCTCTCACGTGCCCCACCAACATCTTTCAAAGTCTCAACatctttttctaaattttttagtTTTGAAACGGCTACTTTCATTAAAAGCACACTACCAAGGCGTTTGGAAAAACAAACACAAAGATTACGATAAGAAATTACATCActcattatatatttttaatccACACAAACCCAAAAGATTTGATTTCCTCCATTGTCTTTGAAATTGACGCCGTCTTGTTGAAGAAAACTTGATCATTCCTAACTTTTTAAATACACCAACAAATCGTGAAAATAATACCTTGAAAGACTTTGTTCTTCCTCCACCGTCCCAAGTTAGCGTGCTTGTGTAACAAGGGCAAACAATATAGTTCTttacttttattgttttctgaaAACATAATTTTGATATATTAACTCAAATTGTAAAACCTACATAAAAAGTCAATAAGCTaacttttttatatattaaaaaccaTAAACCTGTCTAAAATACGTGTTTTTAACTTTTAAAAACATAAGCTTTAGTTAAATTTTCATGATATTTTTACAATTGGATGactataaataatataaaaagaattaggttaggttttttttttctgaaaaaataAAAAGGAACAATAATTTTTTATTgtctttttttttaaacggccagcaaactcaatcccgagcactctcggggcacccactagacaaacggagtactccgagagtaacacGAGTACACCACCAATTCTGGGGAAAACCCGATAACCCACCCGTCCGTAGACACTTATAATATCTAATACAtgttattttattattcatgtaaatacaaaagaaaaaaaattgtctTGTACCAATCATTGATATCGTTTTCAAAAACCTAACATTATAACTTCATTACTCCATCCATTCACTTCTTTGTCTCAAATAATCACAAAAATGGCGACTATAGTTTTGTATCCATCTCCGGGTATGGGTCATCTCATCTCAATGGTGGAGCTTGGAAAACACATCTCCAAACACCACCCTTCTTTCTCTATCGTCGTTCTCACTCTCATCCCCTCCTTCAACACCGGCACTACCGCCGCCTATGTCCGCCACATCTCCGCCACCTTCCCCGCCATCACCTTCCACCATCTCCCTGACATCCCTCTTGACCCCCTACTTTTCCCTTCAATGGAAGCCATCATCTTTGAGCTTATTCGACTTAGCAACCCCAACGTCGATCGCGCTCTACAatcgatttcttcatcttctaacATCACCGCCTTCGTTATCGACACGTTTTGCTCTCCCGCGATGTCTTTGGCTGAGAATATTAACGTGCCGGTTTACTACTTCTTTACTTCCGGTGCGTGCTGCCTTGCACTGCTCCTTTACATGCCTACAATTCATAAAACCACCACTAAAAGCATTAAAGATATGAATACACTCATCCATTCGCCCGGGTTGCCACCGATACCGCCATCGGATATGCCAGGCCCGTTTCTTGATAGAACTTCTACTGATTATTCTGATTTTCTTGGAAAATGCGAGCAATTACCCAAATCAGCTGGGATTATTATTAACACGTTTGATTCGCTGGAGCCGAAAGCGCTTAAAGCCATAAACGACGGATTTTGTGTCCCGGATGGACCTACGCCGCCGATCTACTGCATGGGACCATTGATAGCGAGTGGAGGTGATGGCTCGCACGAGTGTTTGAATTGGCTGGATTTGCAACCGAGTGGAAGTGCTGTGTATTTGTGTTTCGGGAGTTTGGGTGTGTTTTCGAGTGAGCAGTTGAAGGAGATAGCAAAGGGGCTGGAGATGAGTGGAGTTCGGTTTCTTTGGGTGGTTAGAAGCCCGCCTTCAAACAAAAAAGAAGACCGATTTCTGCCACCGCCTGAGCCGGACTTGGATGTACTACTGCCAGAAGGTTTCTTGGAGCGTACGAAAGATAGAGGGCTAGTGGTGAAGAAATGGGCGCCGCAAGTGGCTGTTCTCAACCACAAGTCTGTGGGCGGGTTTGTGACACACTGCGGGTGGAACTCGGTCTTGGAAGCCGTATGTGCTGGGGTTCCAATGGTGGCGTGGCCGCTGTACGCGGAACAAAAGTTTAATAAGGTGGTGTTGAGGGATGAAATGAAGTTGGTATTACCTATGGATGAGTCAGAAGATGGGTTGGTGACCGCGATGGAGGTGGAGAAGCGGGTCAGACAGTTGATGGAGGGGGAGGAAGGTAAAGTTGTTAGGGAGGTGGCGAAGGCGAGAAAAGAGGAGGCGACGATGGCAGTGAGTGACGGTGGGTCTTCTCGTATGGCTCTGTCTAAATTAATTGCATCATGGTAGCTGTTAAACGCCGATTacgaaagaaagaaaagaagcaCGGTATGGTTTGTTACTGCTTGTTTGTTACGTCTAGAGGTTGTTTTAGAGGTTTGGTTTGTTACTGCTTGTTTATCCTGAGAGGTTATTTGCTAAGACACGACGTGAAATAGATATTAGTTGGTTTAGAATAGTGTTTCAGAATGGCTTGCAGTatgaatataaaaaaaaaaattaaaaagacaaCCAATTAAGAAAAGAAGCACAGTATACTACTACCTCCGTCCCATTAGAAGTGTCATGATttaaattttcaaagtctttatttataaactttgactttaattatatattttttgtgttatataaaatttgatgaaaattaacccaaTAAAAACAtttgtaaaacacactcaaatcatataactttcattaAGTATTAtttaacacaaacaaaattattcaaggtcaaagtttataaataaagactttgaaaattcaaatggAGGGAGTACAATATTACACCGTCaaggatatatttttttaatctttataCTTTTATGCATCTCGTCCAGAATCTTTGGGAAGCAAATGGTGTTAAGCTTTATACATTTAATCATTAAAACTGCATGTTTCATGAGTATCACTAATGACACTAAAGATCATTTTTGTTTAACGTTTTCACATATTTCGTAGTTAAATCCTTCCAATAATCATTAAGGAATTTAAGTTTTGTTTTACAGTCCAAGATTTCTAGAGAATAAGTTATGTTTTTTTCAAGAATAAAGTTAAACCCTTACAATAATCATTAAGGAATTAGTCCTTGATACGTCAGGGAAATTATGAAATTACATCAATAAACTAATATGAAACTATAACTTTTCGAATAAATATCAGAT is from Helianthus annuus cultivar XRQ/B chromosome 9, HanXRQr2.0-SUNRISE, whole genome shotgun sequence and encodes:
- the LOC110903926 gene encoding UDP-glycosyltransferase 88B1-like encodes the protein MATIVLYPSPGMGHLISMVELGKHISKHHPSFSIVVLTLIPSFNTGTTAAYVRHISATFPAITFHHLPDIPLDPLLFPSMEAIIFELIRLSNPNVDRALQSISSSSNITAFVIDTFCSPAMSLAENINVPVYYFFTSGACCLALLLYMPTIHKTTTKSIKDMNTLIHSPGLPPIPPSDMPGPFLDRTSTDYSDFLGKCEQLPKSAGIIINTFDSLEPKALKAINDGFCVPDGPTPPIYCMGPLIASGGDGSHECLNWLDLQPSGSAVYLCFGSLGVFSSEQLKEIAKGLEMSGVRFLWVVRSPPSNKKEDRFLPPPEPDLDVLLPEGFLERTKDRGLVVKKWAPQVAVLNHKSVGGFVTHCGWNSVLEAVCAGVPMVAWPLYAEQKFNKVVLRDEMKLVLPMDESEDGLVTAMEVEKRVRQLMEGEEGKVVREVAKARKEEATMAVSDGGSSRMALSKLIASW